A genomic window from Carassius auratus strain Wakin chromosome 19, ASM336829v1, whole genome shotgun sequence includes:
- the LOC113119430 gene encoding protein Simiate, with protein sequence MEDSEKKAPSVIDRYFTRWYKTDLKGKACEDHCILQHSNRICVITLAESHPILQNGRKIKNINYQISDGCSRLKNKVSGKSKRGGQFLTEFAPLCRITCTDEQEYTIFSCIRGRLLEVNEAILNKPDLLLEKPSTEGYIAVILPKFEESKSVTESLLTREQYDEVLTERNQQEEPR encoded by the exons ATGGAAGACAGTGAAAAGAAAGCCCCATCAGTAATCGATCGTTATTTCACCCGCTGGTATAAAACTG ATCTGAAAGGAAAAGCCTGTGAGGATCACTGCATTCTGCAGCACTCCAACAG GATATGCGTCATCACTCTTGCAGAGTCTCATCCTATCCTTCAGAATGGACGaaaaatcaaaaacataaactATCAGATCAGCGATGGATGCAGCCGTCTGAAGAACAAGGTGTCTGGAAAGTCAAAGCGA GGTGGTCAGTTCCTGACGGAGTTTGCACCACTGTGTAGAATAACGTGTACAGATGAACAGGAGTACACCATATTCAG CTGTATCAGAGGACGTCTCCTAGAAGTGAATGAAGCCATTTTGAACAAGCCAGATCTGTTATTGGAAAAG CCTTCCACAGAGGGATACATTGCAGTTATATTACCTAAATTCGAAGAGAGTAAGAGTGTCACTGAAAGTCTTCTGACCAGAGAACAATATGACGAGGTTTTGACTGAAAGAAACCAACAAGAAGAGCCTCGCTGA